The genomic stretch ATCAAGAGCGAACTCGGTCCCGACGCCATCATCCTGAGCAACCAGAAACAGACCCGCAAAGGCGTCACCTGCTACGAGATCATGGCGGCCCTTGATATGCCGCAGGAACAGGCCTCGCCGGCGGAGTCCGTCATGCCTCTGGCCCAGAACGATGCCAGCTGCCTGCGCGAGGAATGGTCCAGGCTGCGCAAGCAGCTCATGGCCGTCCTGAAGCCGCAGATGGACATGCAGCTTTTGACTCCGCGCCAGCAGCTGGTTTTCGAATATCTGGAACGGGAGGGCGTGAAGGAGGATGTGCTGATCGATCTGTGGGAAAAATTCCGCCACGCGCCCGATGCGCCCACCCTGTCCGTCATGAACGGAATGGTCAGCCTCAGCCCCTGGTTCGATACGAACTGGTCGCACAAGTTCCATCTTTTGACTGGCCCCTTCGGCAGCGGCAAGACCAGCACCACCCTGCGGCTGGCCCTGTCCCTGAAAAAATTACGTCCAAAGGCGCGCATCCTGGTGGTCAACGCCGATCGCTCCCAGGGCAAGGGGCGGCTCTACCTGCGCCATTACACGGAGCTTTCGGGGCTGTCCTACCGGGAGCTCGACAACTCCGCCCAATGGGAGAGCCTTGAGCGCGACGCCAGGTCTCATGATCTCGTCCTGCTCGACCTGCCGGGTCTGCCCGCCCATCAGCAGCTTGACTCCTGGCTGCAGGAGGTTTCCGGAGGGAAGCTTCCGGCCTGCCACGTGCATCTGGTGCTGAGCCCGCTTTTCGCGCCCCCGCAGATGGATGCGTTCGTGTCCAGATTCCGCTCCGCCTCTGCGGCCAGCATTATCTGGACGAAGCTTGATGAAGCCTGTAATTATGGGGAAATAATCAATCAGGCCAACAACACCGGCCTGCCGATCTCTCTTTTTTCCATGGGGCCGGATCTGAAGAACTCCCTGGCCCAACCCAAGGATCAGGATGTCTGGAAACTCTTGCTGAGGCACGAGCTGCCGCAAGCAACCAACTAACCTTTTTTATCCCGGACACAGCATGAGCTCCTCTCTCCCCATTGTACTCTCGGTCACCTCCGGCAAGGGAGGCGTCGGCAAAACGAACGTTTCCGTCAATCTCGCCCTGTGCCTGAGCAAGCTCGGCAAGCGATGCGTCATACTTGACGCGGACCTCGGGCTGGCCAACGTGGATGTCGTGCTGGGCCTGACTCCGGAGCGAAACCTATTCCATGTGTTCCACGAAGGGGTCTCCCTGGGCGACATCCTCTGTCCCACCGAATATGGATTCTCAATCCTCCCGGCGGCCAGTGGAGTCAGCGAGATGCTGTCCCTGTCCACAGGGCAGAAACTCGAACTTCTGGAAGCCATGGACGTGCTGGAAGACAGCATCGACTTTCTGATCGTAGACACGGGAGCGGGCATCAACGACAATGTGCTCTATTTCAACCTCGCGGCCCAGGAGCGCCTGGTGGTCGTCACGCCGGAGCCGACCTCCCTCACCGACGCATACGCCCTGATCAAGGTACTGAAGCTCAGGCATGGCGTGGACAAATTTCATATCGTGGTCAACATGGCCAAGAACGAAAAATCGGCCAAGGACATCTTTGCCAAGCTGTACAATGCGTGCGACCACTTCCTGACCGGGGTCTCCCTGAATTTCGTCGGCGCCATTCCCCAGGACAAGGCCGTGCGCCAGGCCGTCATCGAGCAGCAGCCTTTTTGCAGCCTGACCCCCGACACCGAAGCCTCCCTGGCGATGCAACGCATCGCCCGAAACGTGGTGCACTGGACACCGCAGGATCATCTCGATGGGAACATCAAGTTCTTCTGGAAGAAGCTCCTCTTTGCGGAATAATTCCGCAGAACCTGTCTGGGCCGTTCTGGAGCAGCCGGGCATCACTTTTGCGTCCCTGAGTCCATCGGACAAGGATTGCATCGCTCGCGGCTTTGCCTCCCGCATCAAGATCATCGCCCTGCATCTTAAAGCCAAACTCCCGGCCCATATCGAACTATCCGACCTGATCAGCGCGGGCACACTTGGCCTCATGGAGGCGTTGGGCAAATTCCAGCCGGAACTAAACATCCGCTTCGAAACGTTCGCCGACAGCCGCATACGCGGGGCCATGCTGGACGAACTGCGGCGCATGGACTGGTACTCCAGGGGGCTTCGCCAGCGCATCAAAAAGCTTGAACAGGTCATCAGGGATTTCGAGCAGGAAAATGGACACGCCCCTTCACGCAACGATCTTCTGGAGCTCACCGGACAGGACCGCCAGGAGCTTGAGGCGACGCTTGAGGCAGTCAACTCCCAGATCATCCTGAGCCTTGATGCGATCCAGGACCAATGGAACCAACCCGGAGAGGGGGGCAATCACCGCGAACCCTTTGCCTCCGTGGCCTTCCACGACATCATTGACAAGCTCGGTCATCTCATCGATAGACTTAATGAACGGGAAAAGCTGGTCTTAAGTTTGTATTACACTGAAGAACTCAATATGAAAGAAGTGGCGCTGGCCCTCGACATAACCGAAGGGCGGGTCTCTCAGCTGCACTCCCAAGCGCTTGGAAAGCTCAAGAAAATGTTTGTGCGCGAATACGGCGATATCAACTGATCACACATTTTTGATTAATTTCTCGAAAAGCTCATGTGGAGGGATACATGGCGGTCAATACGAACATGCGGGTGCTCATCGTTGATGATTTTTCGACCATGCGACGGATCATCAAGAATATTCTTCGTCAGCTCGGTTTCAACAACATCATCGAAGCTGACGACGGAACAGCGGCCTGGGAAGTCCTGACCAAGGACCAGGTGGATTTCATAATCTCCGATTGGAACATGCCGCAGATGACCGGCATCGAACTCCTGCGCAAGGTGCGGGCCAGCGAGGAATTCGGCGACCTGCCCTTTCTCATGGTCACTGCTGAAGCCCAGCAGGAAAACATCATCGAAGCCGTGCAGGCCAAAGTGTCCAATTACATAGTCAAGCCCTTCACTGCCGAGACCCTGGGGCAAAAAATCAATAAAATCTTCGAATAACAACCATTCTGGCCGGCATTCTCGTATTGCCGGCCAGCTCAGGCCCCATGATCCTGCTCATCCTTCTCGCCCAGATTTCCCCTGAAGGCGACAAAAACGTCGCCCTGGATGATGAACGCCTGCAGGACAGCGTCCCCAAAGGCCTGCAGAAAGTTGAACTCGATCTGGATGACGCCCTCTTTCTTGAATTCGAAGAAACCGAGGAAGAAACCGAAGCCACTTCCGTCGAATCCCTGCCTGAACCCGAGGAAGCGGCTCCTCCTTCGGAACAGACCGAAACACCCGCCAAGAAAAACCGAAAGAAATTATGGATTCTCGGAATTGCCGCAAGCCTGTGCTTGCTGTTTGGTGCCGGAGGATCCTACTACTTCATGAAATCCGGTCCGCCAGCCCCGGAAGAACAGACCGCCACAGAATCGGAAAGTTCCCCGGAACAGCACGCGCCCGAAGGTTCTGCTTCAGACGCTGCCGAGTCTCACGAAAATGCCAAGACCCAGCCGCCGGAACAAATCGAAGCCTACTCCCTCGATCAGTTTCAAATCGAGTACAAGCTCGACGGTAAAATCCGCTTTCTGACCTGCCGTTTTTCCATATCGGACACGACCGAGATAATGCGTGCTGAAATCCAGGCCAAAAAGCTGTTCATTCGCGACGGAGTATACCGATATCTCAAAAACTCGCCCCTCTCACTGCTGGATACCTCGCAAGAGTCCGATAAATTGAAGGCTGACCTGGCGGCTGTCATCAATCAGACCTTAAAGAGCGGCCAAGTGTCTGAAATTCTGCTGGAAGAATATGTGGTGAAATAAATGGTGGATAACCTCAATCTTTCAACGCTCATCAGCCAGATCCCCGAGGCGCAAAAAATCCATCATACGCAGCTCGCGCACCCGGAGATTCAGCAGGCGTTGGCTAAAGAATTGGTTCAGCGTCGCCAGCGGCGGGAAAAGGACCTGGTGGCCAAAGGCGAAGCCAGCGCCGCCGACACAGCGGTTGATCCCGAAGGGCACAATGAGTCGGCTCCGGAACAATACGCCGGCGAACGGCAGGCGCATCCCCATGAACCTGACTTCGAATCAGATCAGGGCCACCTGATTGACACGCAGGTATAGATGAACCCTCAAATTTCGTACTGGATACTTACTGCATCAACCCTGATGGAGATTCTGCTCATCGGTCTCGCCTTTTTTTTCTATGGCAAGCTGAAGAAATCCGAACTTCTCGTGCGTTCCCTGCAAGACAGACAAGAGGAATTCCTGCAAAAATTGGACATGAACGCCCGTCTGGAAAAAGAAATCATAGGCACTTTCACCAAACGTCAGGAAGAACTGACTGCCCTCGAAGAAAAGCTGCATTACCGCGCCCTTGAAATGCGCCGGCTGCTTGAACAGGCTGAAAATTTCACCAAATCGCCGCAGTTTCTGCGACAGACAATCCTGAGCGGATTCAAGCGCGGTCAGTCAGCCGAAGCCCTGGCACAGGCTACGGGACTGAGCGTGGACGAAGTGGAACTCATCCTTGACCAACCAAAAAATTGAAGCCAGATATCCTTGCCCGCCCCATGAACCACCCCCGCGCCAATCATTGACAAGCCAACCATTTTTATGCGGCGTTTGAGCGGGCCTTTTTTCCGTTCAAATTATGAAGGCCGACAATCCAGCCGCTGAATTCCAACATATTTTTATGAAAAAAACACTGTTCCCCATAACCCCCGACAAACCTTGGCTTGCGCCTCTGGCAGGATATTCCGATCTCCCTTTTCGGCTCCTGTGTCACGAGTATGGATGCAGCGCGGCCGTGACGGAAATGGTCAGCGCGAAGGGACTGATCTACAACAGTCCTGGCACCAAGGAGCTTCTTCAGACCTGTGATGAAGACAGCCCCCTGATCGTACAGCTTTTTGGATCGGAAGAGCCTTTTCTTGTTCAGTCCATCGAACGCCTGCGGGAAGCGGGCTTCCGCTATTTCGATCTCAACTGCGGTTGCCCGGTGCGCAAGGTTGTGAAAACAGGCAGCGGCGCAGCCCTGCTCAAGGAACCGGAAAAGCTCCTCGGCATTGCGAAATCCATGATCAACGAAGTAGAGCCCGGTTGCATGGGCTTCAAGATCCGTCTGGGCTGGTATGTCGGGCAACCAGTCTACCTACAGGTGGCCACCAAACTCGAGGAACTGGGCGCTGGCTGGGTGACCATGCATCCGCGCTTCGGAGCCCAGGGTTTCACCGGACATGCCGACTGGTCCCATCTGAAAACGCTGAAGGAACACGTGAGCCTGCCTGTCATCGCCAGCGGAGATCTCTTTCACGCGGAAGATGCCATGCAATGCGTCGAACAAACCGGTGTGGATAGCATCATGTTCGCGCGCGGAGCCTTGAACGATCCGTCAATTTTCAAACGATATCTGCACTTGCTACGAAAAGAAGAGCCGGATTCAAATTCATGGACGCACATGGTTGGCATGGTTCGCAGGCTCAGTGAGCTCTATCCGCAGCATGACATGGAGAGGCTTGGCCTGCTCAAAATGCGCACGCTGGTGCCCAGATTCCTTAAAGGCCTGCCCGGAGCACGCGCGATCCGTCGCGATATCGTATTCTGCAAGTCATGGGACGATGTTTTCAGGATTTTAGAAGCCGGCATGAATGAACCCGAGGAGGAGATCTGAAATGGAACTTGTCATCGCTAAAACAGCGGGCTTTTGCATGGGAGTGGACATGGCGCTGCACAAGCTGGACAACGCCGTGGCCGCTCCACCTCAAGATGTAACCATCTACACTCTGGGCCCCATCATCCATAATCCGCAGGTCCTGGCACGATACAAGGAGCAGGGGGTGCTGCAAACCGACGGAACAAAACCTTTGAAAACGGGAGATGTCGTGGTCATTCGCGCCCATGGAATCCCAAGGCGCATACAGTTGGAACTGGAAGCACAAAACGTGACGATCGTTGATGCTACCTGTCCCAAGGTCAAAAAAGCCCAAATTCTTATCCAGAGGCAAGCCGAGCAGAACAAACACCTGCTTCTCTTCGGAGAACGCGATCATCCAGAAGTGCAAGGACTGGTGAGTTACGCCCCTAGGCACACCGTGTTCGAAACTCTCGAAGAATTGTGCGCACATGGAATTGATTCTGCTGAAACCTATTTTCTTGCGGCCCAGACCACGCAAGACAGGGAATCTTTCAATGCCGTACGCGAATATCTCATCAAGCATGTCGATGCAGACATGACTATTCTCGACACGATCTGCATGGCAACCAAGGACCGTCAGGAGGAAGTCCGCGAGCTGTCCCACAAGGTTCAGGCAATGGTCATCGTCGGAGGAAAGAATAGCGGAAACACAAGAAGATTGGCTCAAATAGCGCAGGAATCAGGGATATTCGCAGTCCACGTCGAAACAGCTGAAGAGCTCCCCCTGGAGGAACTTGCCGCGTTTGAACGTATCGGGTTGACCGCTGGAGCCTCAACCCCTTCCTGGATCATTGAGGATGTCGCACAGACACTTCGCATGGCTCTTCCTGACAAGGTATAGACGGCCTCGTAGACGCCACAAGATGACGCGGTCAGCCTCCTTGGATTGGAGCCCCATTATCTCACATGAAAAATTTATGACTATATGAAAAGAGACGAGCGCTTACG from Desulfomicrobium apsheronum encodes the following:
- a CDS encoding flagellar basal body-associated FliL family protein is translated as MILLILLAQISPEGDKNVALDDERLQDSVPKGLQKVELDLDDALFLEFEETEEETEATSVESLPEPEEAAPPSEQTETPAKKNRKKLWILGIAASLCLLFGAGGSYYFMKSGPPAPEEQTATESESSPEQHAPEGSASDAAESHENAKTQPPEQIEAYSLDQFQIEYKLDGKIRFLTCRFSISDTTEIMRAEIQAKKLFIRDGVYRYLKNSPLSLLDTSQESDKLKADLAAVINQTLKSGQVSEILLEEYVVK
- a CDS encoding tRNA dihydrouridine synthase, which translates into the protein MKKTLFPITPDKPWLAPLAGYSDLPFRLLCHEYGCSAAVTEMVSAKGLIYNSPGTKELLQTCDEDSPLIVQLFGSEEPFLVQSIERLREAGFRYFDLNCGCPVRKVVKTGSGAALLKEPEKLLGIAKSMINEVEPGCMGFKIRLGWYVGQPVYLQVATKLEELGAGWVTMHPRFGAQGFTGHADWSHLKTLKEHVSLPVIASGDLFHAEDAMQCVEQTGVDSIMFARGALNDPSIFKRYLHLLRKEEPDSNSWTHMVGMVRRLSELYPQHDMERLGLLKMRTLVPRFLKGLPGARAIRRDIVFCKSWDDVFRILEAGMNEPEEEI
- the ispH gene encoding 4-hydroxy-3-methylbut-2-enyl diphosphate reductase; protein product: MELVIAKTAGFCMGVDMALHKLDNAVAAPPQDVTIYTLGPIIHNPQVLARYKEQGVLQTDGTKPLKTGDVVVIRAHGIPRRIQLELEAQNVTIVDATCPKVKKAQILIQRQAEQNKHLLLFGERDHPEVQGLVSYAPRHTVFETLEELCAHGIDSAETYFLAAQTTQDRESFNAVREYLIKHVDADMTILDTICMATKDRQEEVRELSHKVQAMVIVGGKNSGNTRRLAQIAQESGIFAVHVETAEELPLEELAAFERIGLTAGASTPSWIIEDVAQTLRMALPDKV
- a CDS encoding MinD/ParA family protein — protein: MSSSLPIVLSVTSGKGGVGKTNVSVNLALCLSKLGKRCVILDADLGLANVDVVLGLTPERNLFHVFHEGVSLGDILCPTEYGFSILPAASGVSEMLSLSTGQKLELLEAMDVLEDSIDFLIVDTGAGINDNVLYFNLAAQERLVVVTPEPTSLTDAYALIKVLKLRHGVDKFHIVVNMAKNEKSAKDIFAKLYNACDHFLTGVSLNFVGAIPQDKAVRQAVIEQQPFCSLTPDTEASLAMQRIARNVVHWTPQDHLDGNIKFFWKKLLFAE
- a CDS encoding chemotaxis response regulator CheY, coding for MAVNTNMRVLIVDDFSTMRRIIKNILRQLGFNNIIEADDGTAAWEVLTKDQVDFIISDWNMPQMTGIELLRKVRASEEFGDLPFLMVTAEAQQENIIEAVQAKVSNYIVKPFTAETLGQKINKIFE
- a CDS encoding FliA/WhiG family RNA polymerase sigma factor yields the protein MGTSSSSGRSSSLRNNSAEPVWAVLEQPGITFASLSPSDKDCIARGFASRIKIIALHLKAKLPAHIELSDLISAGTLGLMEALGKFQPELNIRFETFADSRIRGAMLDELRRMDWYSRGLRQRIKKLEQVIRDFEQENGHAPSRNDLLELTGQDRQELEATLEAVNSQIILSLDAIQDQWNQPGEGGNHREPFASVAFHDIIDKLGHLIDRLNEREKLVLSLYYTEELNMKEVALALDITEGRVSQLHSQALGKLKKMFVREYGDIN